A stretch of Rhizobium glycinendophyticum DNA encodes these proteins:
- a CDS encoding alpha/beta fold hydrolase: MDQKPEFQLSRRQVMLAGATLSLASTLPVFASETLTALQQEGTIPMTENFVTTKDGVEIFYKDWGPKDAQPIVFHHGWPLSSDDWDAQMLFFLLNGYRVVAHDRRGHGRSEQVSEGHDLDHYAADAAAVFEKLDLRNAVHIGHSTGGGEVARYVAKFGEPQGRVAKAVLVSAIPPIMLKTEAYPGGLPIEVFDGFRSALAANRAQFFRDVPAGPFYGFNREGATPHEGVIQNWWRQGMMGGAKAHYDGIKAFSETDQTEDLKNISVPTLVMHGDDDQIVPIAASAELSVKLLKNGTLKVYKGFSHGMLTVNADVINPDQLAFVKS; the protein is encoded by the coding sequence ATGGATCAGAAACCCGAATTCCAATTGTCACGCCGGCAGGTCATGCTCGCAGGCGCCACCCTTTCGCTGGCATCGACGCTCCCGGTCTTTGCCTCGGAAACCCTCACCGCACTTCAACAGGAAGGAACGATACCAATGACCGAGAACTTCGTCACCACCAAGGACGGCGTCGAAATCTTCTACAAGGACTGGGGTCCGAAGGACGCACAGCCGATCGTTTTCCACCACGGCTGGCCGCTGTCCTCTGACGACTGGGATGCGCAGATGCTGTTTTTCCTCCTCAATGGCTACCGCGTCGTCGCCCATGACCGCCGTGGCCATGGGCGGTCGGAGCAGGTGAGCGAAGGTCACGATCTTGACCACTATGCAGCGGATGCCGCAGCCGTGTTCGAAAAGCTCGACCTTCGCAATGCCGTCCATATCGGCCATTCGACGGGCGGCGGCGAAGTCGCCCGCTATGTCGCCAAGTTCGGTGAGCCGCAGGGCCGTGTCGCGAAAGCCGTGCTGGTCAGCGCCATCCCGCCGATCATGCTGAAGACGGAGGCCTATCCGGGCGGCCTGCCGATCGAAGTGTTTGACGGCTTCCGCTCGGCGCTGGCCGCCAATCGCGCACAGTTCTTCCGCGATGTTCCGGCCGGTCCGTTCTACGGTTTCAACCGCGAAGGCGCGACCCCGCATGAAGGCGTGATCCAGAATTGGTGGCGCCAGGGCATGATGGGCGGTGCCAAAGCCCACTACGACGGCATCAAGGCCTTCTCGGAAACCGACCAGACCGAAGACCTGAAGAACATCTCGGTGCCGACGCTCGTGATGCATGGCGACGACGACCAGATCGTGCCGATCGCCGCATCTGCCGAGCTTTCCGTGAAGCTCCTCAAGAACGGCACGCTCAAGGTCTACAAGGGCTTCTCGCACGGCATGCTGACCGTCAACGCCGACGTCATCAATCCGGACCAGCTCGCTTTCGTGAAGAGCTGA